Proteins encoded by one window of Cannabis sativa cultivar Pink pepper isolate KNU-18-1 chromosome 4, ASM2916894v1, whole genome shotgun sequence:
- the LOC133037301 gene encoding ABC transporter G family member 1-like, translating to MDDHNNKSPPTVVVPRWTPSPSPTRSLLKDNNLSNNNNNPTTTTTSTSSTVLELQLADDHEIIKQTNPNPMAMASQFPFSIGFGINHETTPSLGHFGDSYNNKENSSESDKVPVVLGKGNISLTWEELGVRVSDGESNGPKMILQHITGYARPGQILAIMGPSGSGKSTLLDALAGRLNSQTKQTGEILINGRKETLAYGTSAYVTQDDSLMTTLTVREAVYYSAQLQLPNSMSTSEKRERAETTIREMGLQGSVDTRIGGWSVKGLSGGQMRRVSICIEILTQPKLLFLDEPTSGLDSAASFHVMSRIVKLARRDERTVIASIHQPSSEVFELFHNLCLLSSGRTVYFGPVLAAEKFFTSNGFPCPSLRNPSDHYLRTINKDFDVDLEQGCSSNTRTEKAINTLVESYKSSETYKQVKQQVSEIRQKKDGSVKNRGCQSSFITQCSVLTRRSFVNMYRDLGYYWLRLAIYIALCLCVGTLFHDIGSSYGSIQARGSMLMFVAAFLTFMAIGGFPSFVEDMKIFGRERLNGHYGVASFVVGNTFSSIPYLVLISVIPGAIAYYLVGLQKSIEHFAYFSIMLFVCMMLVESLMMIVASIVPDFLMGIITGAGIQGVMMLNGGFFRLPNDIPKPFWRYPMYYIAFHKYANQGFYKNEFQGLTFPNGQAGGELSTISGEEVLKSVWQVELSYSKWVDVGILIGMVVIYRLLFLTIIKTKEMIKSH from the exons ATGGATGATCATAATAATAAGTCTCCTCCTACAGTGGTGGTGCCCAGATGGACACCAAGTCCAAGCCCAACAAGATCTCTTCTCAAAGATAATAATCTCtctaataacaacaataatcccactactactactactagtaCTAGTAGTACAGTACTGGAATTGCAGCTGGCCGATGATCATGAGATCATCAAGCAAACCAATCCTAATCCTATGGCTATGGCTTCTCAGTTCCCATTCAGCATTGGATTTGGAATTAATCATGAAACGACACCGTCGCTGGGGCACTTTGGTGATTCTTACAATAACAAAGAaaactcatctgaatctgataaAGTGCCAGTAGTATTAGGTAAGGGGAATATTAGTTTGACATGGGAGGAGTTGGGAGTTAGAGTTTCAGATGGGGAAAGTAATGGACCCAAAATGATTCTCCAACATATCACTGGCTACGCCCGCCCAGGCCAGATTTTGGCCATCATGGGTCCTTCTGGCTCTGGAAAATCCACTCTTTTGGATGCTTTAGCAG GGAGACTAAATTCACAAACCAAGCAAACAGGGGAGATACTTATCAATGGCCGAAAAGAGACACTTGCTTACGGTACTTCG GCCTACGTGACACAAGATGATAGTTTAATGACCACACTAACAGTAAGAGAGGCTGTTTACTACTCAGCTCAACTCCAACTTCCTAATTCAATGTCAACATcagagaagagagaaagagctgAGACAACAATACGAGAGATGGGTTTACAAGGCTCAGTTGATACAAGAATTGGAGGTTGGAGTGTAAAAGGCCTTAGTGGTGGACAAATGAGAAGAGTAAGCATATGTATCGAAATCTTAACTCAGCCAAAGCTTCTCTTTCTTGATGAGCCTACTAGTGGTCTTGATAGTGCAGCCTCTTTCCATGTCATGAGTCGCATTGTTAAGCTTGCACGACGAGATGAAAGAACTGTTATCGCCTCAATTCATCAACCAAGTAGTGAAGTTTTTGAGCTTTTTCATAATCTATGCCTTCTCTCATCTGGTAGAACTGTGTATTTTGGTCCCGTTTTAGCGGCAGAAAAG TTTTTCACTTCAAATGGCTTCCCTTGCCCATCATTAAGAAACCCATCTGATCACTACCTTAGAACTATCAACAAGGACTTTGATGTT GACTTAGAACAAGGTTGCTCTAGTAATACAAGAACTGAAAAGGCCATTAACACTCTTGTGGAGTCCTACAAATCTTCTGAAACTTATAAACAAGTTAAGCAACAAGTTTCTGAGATACGCCAAAAG AAAGATGGGAGTGTAAAGAATAGGGGATGTCAATCAAGTTTCATTACACAATGCAGTGTTCTCACTAGGAGATCCTTTGTGAACATGTACCGCGATCTTGGTTACTATTGGCTTCGTCTTGCAATCTATATTGCCTTGTGTTTATGTGTAGGAACCCTTTTTCATGACATTGGTTCCAGTTATGGCTCAATACAG GCTAGAGGATCAATGCTGATGTTTGTGGCAGCATTTTTGACTTTCATGGCTATTGGTGGATTCCCATCTTTTGTAGAAGACATGAAG atATTTGGGAGAGAAAGACTGAATGGACACTATGGAGTGGCTTCATTTGTAGTGGGGAACACTTTTTCTTCAATACCTTATTTGGTTCTCATATCTGTAATTCCCGGAGCCATAGCCTATTACCTTGTAGGACTTCAAAAGAGCATTGAACACTTTGCCTACTTTTCAATCATGCTCTTTGTATGTATGATGTTAGTTGAGAGCCTTATGATGATTGTGGCAAGCATAGTTCCAGACTTTCTAATGGGGATCATCACAGGTGCTGGGATCCAAGGTGTCATGATGTTAAATGGTGGCTTTTTTCGCTTACCAAATGATATTCCTAAGCCCTTTTGGAGGTATCCAATGTATTATATTGCATTCCACAAGTATGCAAATCAAGGATTCTACAAGAATGAGTTTCAAGGATTGACATTTCCAAATGGTCAAGCTGGAGGAGAGTTGTCCACCATTAGTGGTGAAGAAGTTCTAAAGAGTGTTTGGCAAGTGGAGTTAAGCTACTCCAAGTGGGTTGATGTTGGAATCTTGATTGGGATGGTGGTAATTTATAGACTCTTGTTTTTGACAATAATTAAGACCAAAGAAATGATAAAGTCACACTAA